The Leadbettera azotonutricia ZAS-9 genome has a window encoding:
- a CDS encoding ABC transporter permease, with translation MINQQVQYETRGIRRVLYELGGFFKNSLGNFFSLEFLTVLIPLLLLWEFLPRWGIIPKSLIPSLSTVALKFWDMLLHRRLVFHVLYSMGRFFAAFGIAVALAVPIGLLMGWNLKIRAYVLPLWQLLSPIPPPAWVPMTIIFFGIGSKMHIFLMFIGIFYPVLFNTYQGIKDTDPRYLAGARVFGASEFTLLRKVYFWHAFGSIIMSLKTGIAMGLVMLLIGESYGGRMGIGFLLGQAKDYFVIPEMMVCMVILGWIGWFLIEILKYVEIKLAIWKVGR, from the coding sequence ATGATTAACCAGCAAGTACAATACGAAACCAGGGGTATCCGCCGCGTTCTGTATGAACTCGGAGGCTTTTTTAAAAATTCTCTGGGGAATTTTTTCTCCCTGGAATTTCTCACCGTTCTAATACCATTACTGTTACTGTGGGAATTTTTGCCCCGGTGGGGCATCATACCCAAAAGCCTTATCCCCTCGTTAAGCACGGTGGCTTTAAAGTTTTGGGATATGCTGCTTCACCGGCGCCTGGTGTTCCATGTGCTTTACAGCATGGGCCGCTTCTTTGCGGCTTTTGGCATCGCTGTGGCGCTGGCAGTGCCCATCGGGCTCCTCATGGGGTGGAACCTTAAAATACGCGCCTATGTGCTGCCCCTCTGGCAGCTCCTTTCGCCCATTCCGCCACCGGCCTGGGTGCCTATGACGATCATATTCTTCGGCATAGGATCGAAGATGCACATTTTTTTGATGTTCATCGGAATATTTTACCCGGTACTGTTCAATACCTATCAGGGTATCAAAGACACTGACCCCCGTTATCTTGCAGGGGCGCGTGTATTTGGCGCCAGCGAATTTACCCTACTCCGGAAAGTGTATTTCTGGCACGCCTTCGGTTCCATCATCATGAGTCTTAAAACCGGCATTGCCATGGGGCTCGTGATGCTCCTCATTGGCGAATCCTACGGCGGCCGTATGGGCATTGGCTTCCTTTTGGGCCAGGCCAAGGATTACTTTGTGATCCCCGAGATGATGGTCTGCATGGTTATACTCGGCTGGATTGGCTGGTTCCTCATTGAGATCCTTAAATATGTAGAAATAAAACTCGCCATTTGGAAAGTTGGCCGTTAA
- a CDS encoding ABC transporter substrate-binding protein — protein sequence MLRKICVSLLLLALTLPIWAGGSKDAAPAVQPEVQPQAQAQGPVLSGKKVIVADANSTHHLNLYVAYEKGLFAKRGLEVEIQQTSSGVAAVVGGEADIVFNCPTGVITPIAKGQSIIIVSQVKIPCTSVLVVPVNSPIKNPGDLKNLQLAGLSNTCCAVIAIRDTLKSQYSTEFELVALAPGAALAALEGAAVKGAILEEPFVAEALLLKDAAGNPKYKTIFDGHSDANGDGTIDKNLAGEDPPCRTINANTTFIKDRLGDAKVFIEAIAEADQIILANPVASDIVAIAHKYVPNVSEQAIINSNPKLGFTTHLDTHHLIGYAQALVNQGTIDTNPGDKLFAPEFKGITW from the coding sequence ATGCTTAGGAAAATTTGTGTCTCTTTGCTATTGCTGGCTTTGACCCTGCCTATATGGGCCGGGGGAAGCAAGGATGCCGCGCCGGCAGTACAGCCTGAGGTTCAGCCGCAAGCTCAAGCCCAGGGGCCGGTTCTGTCGGGGAAGAAAGTCATCGTCGCCGATGCGAATTCCACCCACCATCTTAACCTGTACGTGGCTTACGAGAAGGGCCTCTTTGCCAAACGGGGGCTTGAGGTGGAGATTCAGCAGACCAGTTCCGGGGTTGCCGCTGTGGTCGGGGGCGAAGCGGACATTGTCTTTAATTGCCCCACCGGGGTCATTACTCCCATTGCAAAGGGGCAGTCCATCATTATCGTCAGCCAGGTAAAGATTCCTTGCACCTCGGTATTGGTGGTGCCGGTGAATTCCCCGATTAAAAATCCGGGGGATCTCAAGAATCTCCAGCTTGCGGGGCTTTCAAATACCTGCTGCGCGGTTATTGCCATCAGGGACACCCTGAAAAGCCAGTACAGCACCGAATTTGAGCTTGTAGCTCTGGCTCCCGGCGCCGCATTGGCCGCCCTTGAAGGGGCCGCGGTGAAAGGCGCCATTCTCGAAGAGCCCTTTGTGGCGGAAGCCCTGCTCCTAAAGGATGCGGCGGGCAATCCCAAGTACAAGACCATCTTTGATGGCCACTCGGACGCCAACGGCGACGGGACCATCGACAAGAACCTTGCCGGCGAAGACCCGCCCTGCCGCACCATCAACGCCAATACAACCTTTATCAAGGACAGGCTCGGGGATGCAAAGGTGTTTATCGAAGCCATTGCGGAAGCTGACCAGATCATCCTGGCTAATCCTGTGGCTTCGGATATTGTGGCTATTGCCCACAAGTATGTGCCCAATGTTTCAGAGCAGGCAATTATCAACAGCAATCCCAAGCTGGGCTTTACCACCCATCTGGACACCCACCATCTTATCGGTTATGCACAGGCTCTGGTGAACCAGGGAACCATTGACACGAACCCCGGCGACAAACTTTTTGCGCCTGAGTTTAAGGGAATTACCTGGTAA
- a CDS encoding type II toxin-antitoxin system HicA family toxin, giving the protein MENGCTFQRHGKGGHDIWYSPLSNKHVTVDGKIPSRHTVNAVMKQAGIKYHF; this is encoded by the coding sequence TTGGAAAACGGCTGTACATTCCAGAGGCATGGAAAGGGGGGCCATGATATTTGGTATAGCCCCCTTTCCAATAAGCATGTCACAGTTGATGGAAAAATACCTTCCCGCCATACCGTAAACGCAGTTATGAAACAAGCAGGCATCAAGTACCACTTTTAA
- a CDS encoding ParB/RepB/Spo0J family partition protein, whose amino-acid sequence MAPKNRLGRGLAALIENSKEDSETQAKSPGTEIFIPLEKLKANPDQPRKSFDDGELAELADSIKEHGIIQPIIVEESGDGTYTIVAGERRSRAARIAGLTEAPVIIRKYSDEKRMVVALIENVQRADLNPIEEAGAYKRLMELTGLSQDEVAGRVGKNRSTVANALRLLKLPYEMQESLQEGDLSPGHARALLSVNSAKKQDLLFREILKKSLSVREAERHAGILNGQGKKKSPEGPHPKGRAPELGAMEEKFIGRLGTKVAINGDLKAGKIVIDYYSMEDLDRLYEILGG is encoded by the coding sequence GTGGCGCCTAAAAACCGGCTCGGCAGGGGCCTGGCTGCCCTTATAGAAAACAGCAAGGAAGACAGTGAAACCCAGGCAAAAAGCCCGGGGACTGAGATCTTCATCCCCCTCGAAAAGCTCAAGGCCAATCCTGACCAGCCCCGCAAAAGCTTCGACGACGGCGAATTGGCCGAACTTGCGGATTCGATAAAAGAGCATGGCATCATCCAGCCCATCATCGTGGAGGAAAGCGGCGACGGGACTTACACCATAGTCGCAGGCGAGCGCCGGAGCAGGGCCGCCAGAATCGCGGGGCTCACGGAAGCGCCGGTCATAATCCGCAAATACTCCGACGAAAAACGCATGGTGGTGGCCCTCATCGAGAATGTGCAGCGGGCCGACCTCAACCCCATCGAGGAAGCCGGCGCCTACAAGCGGCTCATGGAACTCACGGGCCTTTCGCAGGACGAAGTCGCCGGGAGGGTGGGCAAAAACCGCTCCACTGTCGCCAACGCCCTGCGGCTCCTCAAGCTTCCCTACGAGATGCAAGAAAGCCTTCAGGAAGGCGACCTTAGCCCCGGACATGCCCGGGCTCTGCTTTCAGTGAACAGCGCCAAAAAACAGGATCTTCTTTTTAGGGAGATACTGAAAAAAAGCCTTTCCGTGCGCGAAGCCGAGCGCCATGCAGGCATTTTAAACGGCCAGGGCAAAAAGAAGAGTCCCGAAGGGCCGCATCCCAAAGGCCGCGCCCCCGAGCTCGGCGCCATGGAAGAGAAATTCATCGGCCGCCTGGGAACCAAGGTCGCCATTAACGGGGATCTCAAGGCAGGCAAAATCGTGATTGATTATTATTCTATGGAAGATTTAGACAGGCTTTACGAGATACTGGGCGGGTGA
- a CDS encoding ParA family protein, with amino-acid sequence MGKIFVFVNQKGGVGKTTSAINIGAYLAEAGKTVLLVDFDSQGNLSSGVGIVEADSKPGVYELISGLADLNQAIRQTSTPGLSVIPAGIDLSGAAVELIEQDERDFFLKKALEPAKKRYDYIFIDCPPSLGVLTLNGISAADAALIPMQCEYFAMEGLSHLLKAIRGIKKSTNPHLDIGGIFFTMYDSRTRLAQQVVKEVSAYFKSKVFSTIIPRNVRLSEAPSHGLPISKYDPQCLGAKAYQSLAMEILNRGA; translated from the coding sequence ATGGGCAAAATTTTTGTTTTTGTTAACCAAAAAGGGGGGGTCGGCAAGACCACCTCGGCTATAAATATCGGCGCCTATCTTGCCGAAGCCGGCAAAACAGTGCTCCTCGTGGATTTCGACTCCCAGGGCAACCTCTCAAGCGGGGTGGGCATAGTCGAAGCCGATTCCAAACCCGGTGTGTATGAACTCATCTCGGGCCTTGCGGACTTGAACCAGGCTATACGGCAGACATCCACCCCGGGTCTCTCGGTGATTCCCGCCGGGATCGACCTCTCGGGGGCTGCGGTGGAGCTTATCGAACAGGACGAGCGGGACTTCTTCCTCAAAAAAGCCCTGGAACCGGCGAAAAAGCGCTATGACTATATCTTTATCGACTGTCCCCCCAGCCTCGGGGTTCTGACCCTCAACGGAATCTCCGCTGCCGATGCGGCTTTAATCCCCATGCAGTGCGAATATTTCGCCATGGAAGGCCTTTCCCATCTCCTCAAGGCTATCAGGGGGATAAAAAAGAGCACAAACCCCCATCTGGACATAGGGGGCATATTCTTTACCATGTACGATTCCCGTACCCGCCTTGCACAGCAGGTAGTAAAAGAGGTAAGCGCCTACTTCAAGAGCAAAGTGTTCTCTACCATCATCCCCCGCAATGTGCGGCTCTCCGAAGCCCCCTCCCACGGCCTCCCCATATCAAAGTACGATCCCCAATGCCTTGGGGCCAAAGCCTACCAAAGCCTCGCCATGGAGATACTGAACCGTGGCGCCTAA
- a CDS encoding Cof-type HAD-IIB family hydrolase: MRTIRLLALDLDDTLLRSDLSISYHTRNAIKRTESAGVTAVLASGRIPAAMERFSRLLGMHKRPGYLIANNGTVILESHTGNIIHEVRIEPEIALAACDLAAAEGFAVQIYEDDIMYVSRQNEYSNYDQKLTGLRQVVVENFRAMVGQGCYKLLIPGDPMLLAPLESILRTYLGKDITLFTSKPYFLEILPPETNKGTALARVAEIMGIGADEVLAIGDSMNDEAMLRWAGLGVAMANGDDRIKDIADLVTDHSNDDDGVAEIIDKYILGKG, translated from the coding sequence ATGAGGACAATACGCTTACTTGCCCTGGACCTGGACGATACTCTCCTTCGGTCGGATCTTTCCATTTCCTACCATACCAGAAACGCCATTAAGCGGACTGAATCTGCAGGCGTTACGGCAGTCCTGGCTTCGGGCCGGATACCGGCTGCCATGGAGCGGTTTTCCCGGCTCCTGGGCATGCACAAGCGCCCCGGCTACCTGATTGCCAACAATGGCACGGTCATTCTGGAAAGCCATACCGGGAATATCATTCACGAGGTCAGGATCGAGCCCGAAATCGCCCTGGCAGCCTGCGACCTTGCCGCCGCCGAGGGCTTCGCGGTGCAGATCTACGAGGACGACATCATGTATGTCTCCCGGCAGAATGAGTATTCAAACTATGACCAGAAGCTCACTGGGCTTCGCCAGGTGGTAGTGGAGAACTTCCGCGCCATGGTAGGGCAGGGCTGTTACAAGCTCCTTATCCCCGGCGACCCCATGCTCCTCGCCCCCCTGGAATCCATACTCAGGACCTATCTCGGGAAGGATATCACCCTCTTTACGAGCAAGCCCTATTTCCTTGAGATACTCCCCCCGGAGACCAACAAGGGGACAGCCCTTGCCCGGGTCGCGGAAATCATGGGCATAGGGGCGGACGAAGTTTTGGCCATCGGGGACTCCATGAACGACGAAGCTATGCTGCGCTGGGCCGGCCTGGGCGTTGCCATGGCAAACGGCGATGATCGCATCAAGGATATTGCGGACCTCGTAACGGATCATTCCAACGATGATGACGGCGTGGCCGAGATCATCGACAAGTACATTCTGGGAAAGGGATAG
- a CDS encoding CBS domain-containing protein: MESKPLDDIPINTVDSPSVVLELIYQLKIKDVMTTAVVTANKTDTMRHVQALMRENYITGLPVTDDRQLLGIVSIEDIIMALDQGCIECAAGERMTQNVIVLEDDMPLSFAISYLNKYRYGRFPVLNKKKELVGILTSKDVINTLLVEMNREVLRLEKLHQKEGKAPDHYSEMEFTTVKFDFELAGRASTEIKKALKNRSIDPKIIRRVAIASYELEINQVVHSLGGTISCSIQPDKVVIVAADIGPGIPDLNLALQEGWSTANEWIRSLGFGAGMGLANTKRVSDEFFIESNVGTGTTVRSVVFINSPKEDAGA; encoded by the coding sequence ATGGAATCAAAGCCTCTCGATGATATCCCCATCAACACGGTCGATTCGCCGTCGGTGGTGCTGGAACTCATCTATCAGCTTAAGATAAAAGACGTGATGACCACCGCCGTGGTTACGGCAAACAAAACCGATACCATGCGCCATGTCCAGGCTCTGATGCGCGAAAATTATATCACCGGCCTCCCGGTAACCGATGACAGGCAGCTTCTGGGGATTGTCTCTATAGAAGATATCATCATGGCCCTGGATCAGGGGTGCATTGAATGCGCCGCCGGGGAACGCATGACCCAAAATGTCATAGTCCTCGAGGACGACATGCCCCTTTCTTTTGCCATTTCCTATCTTAACAAATACCGCTACGGCCGTTTTCCGGTGCTCAATAAAAAAAAGGAATTAGTAGGAATACTCACATCCAAAGATGTGATCAACACCCTGCTTGTCGAAATGAACCGTGAAGTGCTGAGGCTCGAAAAGCTGCATCAAAAAGAAGGCAAGGCGCCGGATCATTATTCCGAGATGGAATTCACCACGGTGAAGTTCGACTTTGAGCTTGCGGGCAGGGCTTCCACGGAGATCAAAAAAGCCCTTAAAAACCGCAGCATCGATCCCAAGATCATACGCCGCGTGGCTATCGCAAGTTACGAGCTGGAGATCAACCAGGTTGTCCATTCTCTGGGGGGGACGATTTCCTGTTCCATACAGCCCGATAAAGTGGTGATAGTCGCCGCCGACATCGGCCCGGGCATTCCCGACCTCAACCTTGCGCTGCAGGAAGGCTGGTCCACTGCCAACGAATGGATACGTTCCCTTGGCTTCGGCGCAGGCATGGGCCTTGCCAACACCAAACGGGTGTCCGACGAATTCTTCATCGAGTCCAATGTGGGCACGGGCACGACTGTCCGTTCCGTGGTCTTTATCAACTCCCCCAAGGAGGATGCCGGGGCATGA
- a CDS encoding DRTGG domain-containing protein — protein sequence MTIREAASSLGAEIVQAEFEDADLEGAYTSDLLSDVMANAKDGGALVTIQAHKNTVAVATLVDIACIIVCNNRPLPEDMLEAARDEGIAVLLTKENQYTVSGKLYKLLNHGAAG from the coding sequence ATGACCATCAGGGAAGCTGCTTCCAGCCTTGGGGCAGAAATAGTCCAGGCTGAATTCGAGGACGCCGATCTTGAGGGGGCTTACACTTCCGATCTTCTTTCCGATGTTATGGCCAATGCCAAGGACGGCGGTGCCCTCGTCACCATACAGGCTCATAAAAACACGGTTGCCGTGGCTACTTTGGTGGATATTGCCTGCATTATTGTGTGCAATAACCGGCCCCTCCCGGAAGACATGCTCGAGGCCGCCAGGGATGAGGGGATAGCGGTTTTACTGACAAAAGAGAATCAATACACTGTTTCCGGGAAGCTCTATAAGCTGCTGAACCATGGCGCTGCTGGCTGA
- a CDS encoding PHP domain-containing protein, with protein sequence MALLADFHNHSCLSPCGSLDLSPRNLACLASARGIKVLALTDHNSSLNCPAFAKVCPPLGILPLFGMEATTQEEIHALCLFTNLEASLAWSEYAYSLILPFPNDPEKTGDQVYVDEEDNIEGEVEYFLPSALDFSIEYLGTKVAEYGGIVIPAHVDRSAFSMASQLGVVVKGPWAALECVRLPPRVYPPNPGSAVPSARREGSPLNTLGYPLTTSSDAHYPEDVGRRPFELDVAMEELAPHGVSGEADMEALKEALRKRPRF encoded by the coding sequence ATGGCGCTGCTGGCTGATTTTCATAACCATTCATGCCTCTCCCCCTGCGGTTCCCTGGATCTGTCGCCCCGGAATCTGGCGTGCCTGGCGTCCGCCCGGGGCATAAAAGTCCTTGCCCTGACAGATCACAATTCGAGCCTCAACTGCCCTGCCTTCGCCAAGGTTTGCCCACCCCTGGGCATACTTCCCCTTTTCGGCATGGAGGCTACCACCCAGGAAGAAATCCACGCCCTCTGCCTTTTTACGAATCTCGAGGCCAGCCTCGCCTGGAGCGAATATGCGTATAGCCTCATCCTGCCCTTCCCCAACGATCCGGAAAAAACAGGGGATCAGGTTTATGTTGACGAAGAGGACAACATCGAAGGGGAGGTGGAGTATTTTCTTCCAAGCGCTTTGGATTTTTCCATTGAGTACCTTGGCACCAAGGTTGCGGAATACGGGGGCATTGTTATCCCGGCCCATGTGGACCGTTCGGCCTTTTCCATGGCGAGCCAGCTGGGCGTGGTGGTGAAAGGGCCCTGGGCTGCGCTGGAATGTGTGCGCCTCCCTCCTCGGGTATATCCCCCAAACCCCGGGTCTGCCGTCCCGAGCGCGCGGCGCGAAGGTTCCCCTCTTAACACCTTGGGCTATCCCCTCACCACCTCGTCCGACGCCCACTACCCGGAAGATGTGGGCCGCAGGCCCTTCGAGCTGGATGTTGCCATGGAAGAGCTTGCCCCCCATGGGGTAAGCGGGGAGGCTGATATGGAGGCCCTGAAGGAAGCCTTGCGGAAAAGGCCGCGATTTTAA
- a CDS encoding C40 family peptidase, with amino-acid sequence MKKPILFFFPAMILALFLGGNLFAVVPIQGVTLRGEAAYNARYRLLAAAEAYLGTPYRYAGVSRAGVDCSGLVFLSFRDALDTQPPRTTVSLYAWAEKIDTADLRVGDLVFFITDGQTVSHVGIYAGGRRFIHSASEGPRTGVMYSTLDEAYWRRTYTGAGRALPWDAEAEAAFIAGQVPDAPMAGGGNGADAVYDGGGYADKGGMPRTVSPPLKWASDHGVFTGFGLSWTFGGFIEGAPSVFRGLAGQAKIGYKWDTFRIALEVRPQWDRGLGVFHLPLDICLGTDTFQIFAGPAFTFGKPELDTEGGRTYYQSFAWLGELGLAMALPPIRIASGALSFFAELAWQPFSAEEGQGSNWKANVTANMRLSAGVRYLWLLI; translated from the coding sequence ATGAAAAAGCCGATTCTGTTTTTTTTCCCTGCCATGATTTTGGCCCTGTTCCTTGGGGGCAATCTTTTTGCTGTTGTTCCCATACAGGGCGTAACCCTCAGGGGCGAGGCTGCCTACAATGCCCGGTACAGGCTGCTTGCGGCTGCCGAAGCATACCTGGGGACACCCTACCGTTATGCAGGGGTGAGCCGGGCAGGGGTGGATTGTTCGGGCCTTGTGTTCTTGAGTTTCCGGGATGCCCTGGATACCCAGCCGCCCCGGACCACCGTGAGCCTTTATGCCTGGGCGGAGAAAATCGATACAGCCGATCTGAGGGTGGGGGATCTTGTCTTCTTTATAACTGACGGACAAACAGTGTCCCATGTCGGAATTTACGCGGGCGGCCGCAGGTTCATACATTCAGCTTCCGAAGGGCCCCGAACCGGGGTGATGTATTCGACTCTGGACGAAGCCTACTGGCGCCGGACCTATACCGGCGCGGGCAGGGCCTTGCCCTGGGATGCCGAAGCCGAGGCAGCCTTTATCGCGGGGCAAGTCCCTGACGCGCCCATGGCAGGGGGCGGCAATGGGGCTGATGCCGTATATGATGGCGGCGGATATGCCGATAAAGGGGGCATGCCCCGGACTGTTTCGCCCCCGCTCAAGTGGGCATCGGATCATGGCGTTTTTACCGGCTTCGGCCTTTCCTGGACTTTCGGCGGTTTCATCGAGGGGGCGCCGTCGGTTTTCAGGGGCCTCGCAGGGCAGGCTAAAATCGGGTACAAGTGGGATACCTTTCGCATAGCCCTGGAAGTGCGCCCCCAATGGGACAGGGGCCTGGGTGTATTCCATCTCCCTTTGGATATATGCCTGGGGACCGATACGTTCCAGATTTTTGCAGGCCCTGCCTTTACCTTTGGAAAGCCTGAACTGGATACCGAAGGGGGCAGAACCTATTACCAGTCCTTTGCCTGGCTCGGAGAGCTTGGGCTTGCCATGGCCCTTCCGCCCATCAGAATAGCAAGCGGGGCATTATCGTTCTTTGCGGAGCTTGCCTGGCAGCCCTTTAGCGCCGAAGAAGGCCAGGGCTCGAACTGGAAGGCTAATGTTACGGCAAACATGCGGCTTTCGGCAGGGGTCCGGTATCTTTGGCTTCTCATATAA